A stretch of Podospora bellae-mahoneyi strain CBS 112042 chromosome 5, whole genome shotgun sequence DNA encodes these proteins:
- a CDS encoding hypothetical protein (EggNog:ENOG503NW4P; COG:Q), with protein sequence MSPPEYLHLASPLGPISRPLLPHPPRDALPSEIPIINLTPLFSDDLPSRQHLASQIRQAATTSGFMYISHHCIPLSLFQTARNASLDWFRSPLDAKLPANTNNSLKNKGVVGYRPRQTQHINPWESVDVRESFSWRYDPAYDPLHSPSDLENIPDEVKRYIDHDNDGFPWSRTPKEFSGPVTELYQAVLKLGRELVRVMALALGLEEDGLDGRFEFPDVGVAVNYYPPIAATKEEGKEKVSIGSHTDFQLFTLLYQDSVGGLQVLDREGQWLNARPVEGTLVVNFGDYMQRITNGKWVSTVHRVVNTSGRERLSIAFFWGFGLHERCGVLDSVLEEGEEKKYDEVGCWEWVQRRIEMMREVKKGLGNTTPEKPLSMHSQ encoded by the coding sequence ATGTCACCCCCAGAATACCTccacctcgcctcccccctcggTCCCATTTCCAGGCCCCTGTTACCTCACCCGCCCCGCgacgccctcccctccgaaatccccatcatcaacctcacccccttgTTTTCCGAcgacctcccctcccgtcAGCACCTCGCCTCCCAAATCCGTCAAGCAGCCACCACGTCAGGGTTCATGTACATCTCCCACCACTgcatccccctctccctcttccaaacCGCCCGAAACGCCTCTCTAGATTGGTTCCGCTCCCCTCTTGATGCCAAACTCCCCGCCAACACGAACAACTCCCTCAAAAACAAGGGCGTGGTCGGCTACCGGCCCCGTCAGACACAGCACATCAACCCCTGGGAGAGCGTCGACGTTCGAGAGTCGTTCTCATGGCGGTACGATCCCGCCTATGACCCGTTGCATTCCCCGTCGGACTTGGAGAACATCCCGGATGAGGTAAAAAGGTATATCGACCACGATAACGATGGGTTTCCCTGGTCGAGAACACCAAAAGAGTTTTCGGGGCCGGTGACTGAGTTGTATCAGGCTGTTTTGAAGCTTGGGAGGgagctggtgagggtgatggctttggcgcttgggttggaggaggacgggttGGACGGGAGGTTTGAGTTTCCTGATGTTGGGGTGGCCGTGAATTATTATCCGCCTATTGCTgcaacaaaagaagagggTAAGGAGAAGGTTAGTATTGGGAGTCATACCGACTTTCAGCTTTTTACGCTATTGTATCAGGATAGTGTGGGGGGGTTGCAGGTGTTGGATAGGGAGGGGCAGTGGTTGAATGCGaggccggtggaggggacGTTGGTGGTTAATTTTGGGGATTACATGCAGCGGATTACGAACGGGAAGTGGGTGAGTACGGTTCATCGGGTGGTGAATAcctcggggagggagaggttgagcaTCGCGTTCTTCTGGGGGTTTGGGCTGCATGAGAGGTGTGGGGTTTTGGATAgtgtgttggaggagggggaggaaaagaagtatgatgaggttgggtgTTGGGAGTGGGTGCAAAGAAGGAttgagatgatgagggaggtgaagaaggggttggggaatACTACCCCTGAGAAACCCCTGTCAATGCACTCCCAATAA
- a CDS encoding hypothetical protein (EggNog:ENOG503P5V3) codes for MVELREKLKGYSTKSLSFPLPRQDANLERQKNSYSKSTKSTPFPPLNLPNSLLSKTGYATSEAAIPSSSPTKPSPGQTPTPRHILCLSAPVKETDPCTTFITEKILRTYRHLLGHRVNTGQAVDTDTGHSLYSPSRISKASSLITTVLASTLPVLAILVLNRLDSTDARTGVTAGLMALFALVIAVFSDAKRIEFFAATTTYVDPVSGIPRVND; via the exons ATGGTGGAGTTGAGAGAGAAGCTGAAAGGGTACAGTACGAAGAGTTTATCTTTCCCATTGCCTCGGCAGGATGCGAATCTTGAACGCCAGAAGAATTCATACTCCAAG TCCACCAAATCAACACCgttccctcccctcaacctTCCCAACTCTCTGCTCTCGAAGACTGGCTACGCGACTTCAGAGGCGGCAATCCCTTCCTCCAGTCCAACGAAGCCTTCACCTGGGcagaccccaacccctcgtCATATCCTCTGCCTGAGCGCACCGGTCAAGGAAACCGACCCTTGTACCACTTTCATCACTGAGAAGATTCTTAGAACTTAtcgccacctcctcggccatcgCGTCAACACCGGCCAGGCTGTCGACACAGACACAGGCCACAGTTTGTACAGTCCTTCTCGAATTAGTAAAGCAAGCAGTCTCATCACAACTGTTCTTGCGTCTACCTTGCCGGTATTGGCAATCCTGGTGCTGAACCGGCTGGACAGCACAGATGCGAGAACAGGGGTGACGGCAGGGTTGATGGCGCTGTTTGCGCTGGTGATTGCGGTGTTTAGCGATGCGAAGAGGATAGAGTTTTTTGCGGCTACCACTACGTATGTTGACCCTGTGTCGGGAATCCCCAGGGTGAATGACTGA
- a CDS encoding hypothetical protein (EggNog:ENOG503PNTB): protein MSLALVHQTNHLKLVEQVWTRGFGQLSQEKYNIDAAIRIIIGQPHAKHPGQAFKYYPPRAKLDSASDLDLVSVSYLRQANALEHVTLVPIPEDTQIAIRGVGNGSLTPTHRVLLKWYGHGERKIHEGWFDLVDFPDIDILLGTASFRRSLL, encoded by the exons ATGAG TCTTGCACTCGTTCATCAGACCAACCACTTGAAACTGGTCGAACAAGTGTGGACAAGAGGCTTCGGCCAGCTCTCCCAAGAAAAATACAACATCGATGCTGCCATCCGAATCATAATCGGCCAGCCCCACGCCAAACATCCTGGCCAAGCATTCAAGTACTATCCCCCCAGAGCCAAATTAGACAGCGCATCCGACCTTGACTTGGTTTCCGTCTCCTATCTCCGCCAAGCCAATGCACTAGAGCACGTCACTCTTGTGCCCATTCCAGAAGACACCCAGATTGCCATCAGAGGTGTAGGTAACGGCTCACTGACCCCAACCCATAGGGTGTTACTCAAGTGGTACGGGCATGGAGAGAGAAAGATACACGAGGGTTGGTTTGACCTGGTCGATTTCCCAGACATTGATATTTTGTTGGGGACCGCATCGTTCAGAAGATCGCTGTTGTAA
- a CDS encoding hypothetical protein (COG:U; EggNog:ENOG50KOG4157; CAZy:AA14) — protein MLRHAKLLAALATGATAHHALFAPGMHCRGGNNPAVDDQNTNLVVNPLYNLTKEQWWMQADRGCNVVGPPSGQSLALPAGGVFTGEIAENRAFTTLSYSGDLTTDWTDGRDHPVNWTGPSTGEGCLVNNPDGFGGPLHTQNETRATGTALAISYNSNLANVNMENLVVISVAPNTPWRRLVNYPIPADLPPCAPGQCYCAWLWVPDGCGEPNMYMQNFRCHVPWSTSVRRLGVAQPPVYCANNPSACVKGPKQMIAWHQRTGDNVVTPGDVTPPYNPKMGFFPGAQNDIFEPRVGCFVDSDSPRVLPHQISSITGGMTTEKCISACDTAGYFYAGVEYSTECFCGNSQPGSGLLVADGQCDMPCAGDGGETCGAGWRIEVYGTGKYPASSYTPAVPPVLTTSTWLYLCPEVQWGGSCKNIRVGHAEKCVSLAGTDLYKRVRSAGPDMGRCVLFRWVHLVLLV, from the exons ATGTTGCGCCACGCAAAGCTTCTCGCAGCCCTGGCCACGGGGGCGACAGCACACCACGCGCTCTTTGCGCCGGGTATGCATTGCCGT GGCGGCAACAACCCAGCAGTGGACgatcaaaacaccaacctcgtcgTCAACCCCCTCTATAACCTCACCAAGGAGCAGTGGTGGATGCAAGCGGACCGAGGCTGTAACGTCGTGGGCCCCCCCAGCGGACAGTCCCTCGCTCTACCTGCAGGAGGTGTCTTTACTGGTGAAATCGCCGAGAACCGCGCCTTCACCACTCTCTCCTACAGTGGTGACCTCACGACAGACTGGACAGACGGACGGGACCACCCTGTGAATTGGACCGGCCCCAGCACAGGAGAGGGCTGTCTGGTTAACAACCCTGACGGGTTTGGTGGTCCGTTGCATACCCAGAACGAGACCAGGGCCACAGGCACTGCGCTGGCGATTTCGTACAATTCCAACTTGGCGAATGTAAATATGGAGAATTTGGTTGTCATCTCTGTTGCCCCCAA CACCCCCTGGAGACGCCTAGTCAACTACCCCATCcccgccgacctccccccctgCGCCCCAGGCCAATGCTACTGCGCCTGGCTCTGGGTGCCCGACGGATGCGGCGAGCCAAACATGTACATGCAAAACTTCCGCTGCCACGTTCCATGGAGCACGTCAGTTCGTCGGTTGGGCGTTGCCCAGCCCCCGGTGTATTGTGCGAATAACCCCTCTGCTTGCGTCAAAGGTCCAAAACAGATGATCGCCTGGCATCAGCGGACGGGCGACAATGTTGTCACCCCGGGGGACGTCACACCGCCGTATAACCCCAAGATGGGCTTTTTCCCAGGAGCGCAGAACGATATCTTTGAGCCGAGGGTGGGGTGTTTTGTTGATTCTGACTCTCCTCGCGTTCTGCCGCATCAGATCAGTAGCATTACCGGTGGTATGACAACGGAGAAGTGTATTTCTGCCTGTGACACGGCGGGATATTTCTATGCGGGAGTCGAATACAGCACCGAATGCTTTTGCGGCAACTCCCAGCCTgggtcggggttgttggtggctgaTGGGCAGTGTGATATGCCTTGCGCGGGTGACGGGGGAGAAACGTGTGGAGCGGGGTGGAGGATTGAGGTTTATGGGACGGGGAAGTACCCGGCTAGTTCTTACACTCCTGCTGTGCCGCCTGTTTTGACTACGTCGACGTGGCTGTATCTTTGTCCTGAGGTTCAATGGGGTGGGAGTTGCAAGAATATCAGGGTTGGGCACGCGGAGAAGTGTGTCAGTTTGGCGGGGACTGACCTTTACAAAAGAGTTAGGTCTGCTGGGCCGGATATGGGGAGGTGTGTGTTGTTTAGGTGGGTACACTTGGTTCTGCTGGTTTGA
- a CDS encoding hypothetical protein (COG:E; EggNog:ENOG503P135) — MNTPPSTCSSGKSTPLKKDNDRSRMQSFALPVDPADLQLGDPLPPNDPHAISVHLPTWNDSLGWVTKDPSVLQAMKTGYPRFFTPRVVDQLGRRLARHLGVGDDGALMMFASRTWAEMFRRYMGEELLAGGRVWGVRWDGGTVDSDDDETGTCLWLAVVVGEPKGAEVSKARRFWQHTGYGISSRRAVFWLDRASFLNRAPCREGHGLANGIQQHGFHSDGDTCGEDSVDQAKQDISDQIAGLLSDGDMVLRKDDVLLYPGGMAAISELIATRTDPGTSSGSGDSKKLNVAVFGQVPLQSFYLPRMLWSSNM; from the exons ATGAACACTCCCCCATCTACATGCAGTTCTGGGAAATCCACGCCGTTGAAAAAGGACAATGACAGATCCAGGATGCAGTCTTTTGCCCTCCCCGTCGACCCAGCAGACCTGCAGTTGGGTGATCCGCTACCTCCTAATGACCCGCAC GCCATCTCTGTCCACCTCCCAACCTGGAACGACAGTCTCGGATGGGTTACGAAAGACCCCTCGGTCTTGCAAGCCATGAAAACCGGTTACCCGCGTTTCTTCACCCCGAGGGTGGTTGATCAGTTGGGGCGAAGACTGGCGCGACACTTGGGtgtgggggatgatggagcGCTTATGATGTTTGCGTCCAGGACGTGGGCTGAGATGTTCAGGAGGTATATGGGTGAGGAGCTTCTCGCGGGTGGTAGAGTGTGGGGAGTCAGGTGGGATGGTGGAACGGTTGATTCAGATGACGATGAGACGGGGACTTGTTTGTGGTtggcggttgtggttggggagcCCAAGGGTGCTGAGGTGTCTAAAGCACGGAGGTTTTGGCAACACACTGGATATGGCATCTCGAGTCGGAGGGCGGTATTTTGGTTGGACAGGGCATCCTTTCTGAATAGGGCGCCGTGTCGAGAAGGACACGGGTTAGCCAATGGGATACAACAGCACGGGTTCCATTCAGATGGAGATACCTGCGGTGAGGACTCTGTTGACCAGGCCAAGCAGGACATCTCAGACCAGATTGCAGGTCTGCTATCCGATGGAGACATGGTTCTTAGGAAAGATGATGTGCTGTTGTATCCAGGAGGAATGGCTGCTATTTCGGAGCTGATAGCAACCAGAACGGATCCAGGGACTTCATCGGGGAGCGGAGATAGCAAAAAGCTCAACGTGGCTGTTTTTGGGCAAGTTCCGTTGCAATCCTTCTACCTACCCAGGATGTTGTGGTCGTCTAACATGTGA